The genomic region CCAGCTCTCTCCAGGCAAAATCGCCACGATCCAGAGCCTTAACCAGAATCTCAGCGGTTGCGATATTGGTGGCAAGTGGAATTCCTTGCACATCACAAAGACGTAGCAGCGCATTAATATCCGGCTCGTGAGGTTGTGCCATCAGTGGATCGCGCAGAAAAATAATCAGATCCATTTCATTTTGCGCAACCAAAGCTCCAATCTGTTGATCTCCGCCCAATGGGCCTGATTCGAATCGATGAATCTTCAGAGACGTTCCTTCCATAATACGAAGGCCTGTTGTTCCTGTAGAATACAATTGATGGTCCGTAAATACAGGCTCATATGCCGTCACAAAGTTAACCATCTCTTCTTTTTTGCGATCATGGGCGATAAATGCTATTTTCAACATGACAATCTCCTTTAGTCGATAAAGTGATCAAATCCGTAGATGAGTCCTGTATATTCCATAACTTTTTGTACACCAATTTTAACACCAGGCATATAACCTGCACGTTCGTAGGAGTCATGCCGAATTTTGAGCGACTGTCCATAGTCTCCGAAAACAACTTCCTGCTGCGCGAATACACCAGGCAACCGTACACTGTGAATTCGGAATCCGTTGTAATAACCGCCGCGTGATCCTTCAATCGTTTCTTCCTCATTTGGATTACCCTGACGAAGTTCCTCCCGATTGGCAGCAATCAGTTCGGCTGTTTTGATCGCTGTTCCTGAAGGAGCGTCCAGCTTCTGATCTCCGTGATATTCGATGATCTCCACATTTGGCATATGCTTGGCAGCCTGTGCTGCGAATCGCATCATCAAAATGGCACCGATCGAGAAGTTAGGGGCAATAAGCCCACCGATTCCTTTGTCCTTGCACTGCTTGTCCAACTGTTCGATCTGCTCCGGCGTGAAGCCGGTAACACCCATGACAGGTCTGACTCCATGACGGATCGCGATCTCAGTATGTGCAAACGCAAATTGTGGCACTGTAAAATCGACCATAACCTGCGGTTTTGTTTCGGCAAAAGCCATTTCAATATCATCAGTCACCAGTACTCCACACTCTGGCAAACCAACAAGTGTTCCAGCATCCGTGCCCGCTCCGGAGCGGTTAACTGCAGCTGCTAGCTCCAGTTCCGGGTCCTGAAGTACCAATTTCACGACTTCACGGCCCATTCGACCAGCCGCTCCGATCACGGCAACTCTAATTATTTCACTCATCTT from Paenibacillus sp. FSL R5-0341 harbors:
- the mgsA gene encoding methylglyoxal synthase, which translates into the protein MLKIAFIAHDRKKEEMVNFVTAYEPVFTDHQLYSTGTTGLRIMEGTSLKIHRFESGPLGGDQQIGALVAQNEMDLIIFLRDPLMAQPHEPDINALLRLCDVQGIPLATNIATAEILVKALDRGDFAWRELVHKYKPEAGLNSGDSE
- the dapB gene encoding 4-hydroxy-tetrahydrodipicolinate reductase: MSEIIRVAVIGAAGRMGREVVKLVLQDPELELAAAVNRSGAGTDAGTLVGLPECGVLVTDDIEMAFAETKPQVMVDFTVPQFAFAHTEIAIRHGVRPVMGVTGFTPEQIEQLDKQCKDKGIGGLIAPNFSIGAILMMRFAAQAAKHMPNVEIIEYHGDQKLDAPSGTAIKTAELIAANREELRQGNPNEEETIEGSRGGYYNGFRIHSVRLPGVFAQQEVVFGDYGQSLKIRHDSYERAGYMPGVKIGVQKVMEYTGLIYGFDHFID